In Panicum virgatum strain AP13 chromosome 4N, P.virgatum_v5, whole genome shotgun sequence, a single window of DNA contains:
- the LOC120668430 gene encoding cold-responsive protein kinase 1-like — MSCFSHFFKRKTGPQRQDDPASDDFTGSENITRYSYRELVRATSNFDQANKIGEGGYGPVYKGTLKDGTAIAVKVLSLHSRQGAKEFLSELLAISDVAHENLVKLYGCCVEGNHRILIYNYLENNSLSHTLLGSGHSNIQFNWRTRVNICIGVAQGLAFLHDCARPHIVHRDIKASNILLDKDLTPKISDFGLAKLLPSDVSHVSTRVAGTLGYLAPEYAIRGQVSRRADVYSYGVLLIEIVSGRCNTDTELPYDDQILLEKTWRYYDQGNLEKIIDSSLGDDLDVDQACRFLKIGLLCTQDVTKRRPGISTVVAMLKGEVEVNTEMINKPDVIRDFRDLKLRSRATSSTMLTSIMARSSPLSSEETTRTSITFTAISERD; from the exons ATGAGTTGTTTTTCTCACTTTTTCAAGAGGAAAACAGGGCCCCAACGTCAAGACGATCCGGCTAGTGATG ACTTCACTGGTTCTGAGAATATAACAAGATACAGCTATAGGGAACTGGTTAGAGCAACATCAAATTTTGACCAAGCCAATAAGATTGGTGAGGGAGGTTATGGTCCTGTCTACAAG GGAACCCTCAAGGATGGAACAGCTATTGCTGTAAAGGTTTTGTCTTTACATTCTAGACAAGGTGCAAAGGAGTTTCTCAGTGAGCTTCTTGCAATCTCTGATGTTGCACATGAgaatcttgtcaaactctatgGCTGCTGTGTAGAAGGGAACCACAGGATCCTTATCTACAATTATCTTGAGAACAATAGTCTTTCACATACCCTTCTAG GTTCAGGGCATAGCAACATCCAATTCAACTGGAGAACTCGAGTGAATATCTGCATCGGTGTTGCCCAGGGATTGGCTTTCCTCCATGATTGTGCCCGCCCTCATATTGTTCACCGCGACATCAAGGCGAGCAACATCCTTCTTGATAAGGACCTTACACCAAAAATATCTGATTTTGGTCTGGCAAAGCTTCTACCTTCGGATGTATCACATGTTAGCACAAGAGTCGCAGGAACTCT AGGTTACTTGGCTCCTGAATATGCAATTCGAGGACAAGTGTCACGGAGGGCAGATGTCTACAGCTATGGTGTTCTGCTCATCGAAATAGTTAGCGGAAGATGCAATACTGATACGGAATTGCCCTATGATGATCAGATTCTTCTTGAGAAG ACATGGAGATACTACGACCAGGGGAATCTGGAGAAGATCATAGACAGTTCTCTAGGCGACGACCTAGATGTCGACCAAGCCTGCAGGTTCCTGAAGATTGGGCTCCTCTGCACCCAGGACGTCACGAAGCGGCGTCCAGGCATTTCAACAGTGGTGGCCATGCTGAAAGGCGAGGTGGAAGTGAACACTGAGATGATCAACAAGCCCGACGTGATCAGGGACTTCAGGGACCTGAAGCTCCGGAGCAGGGCCACATCATCGACCATGCTGACCTCCATCATGGCGCGCTCATCCCCGCTATCGTCTGAAGAGACGACGCGCACCTCCATCACCTTCACAGCAATATCGGAGCGCGACTGA